A window from Lagopus muta isolate bLagMut1 chromosome 5, bLagMut1 primary, whole genome shotgun sequence encodes these proteins:
- the HHEX gene encoding hematopoietically-expressed homeobox protein HHEX, giving the protein MQYQAPGAAPAAALGVGVPLYAPTPLLQPAHPTPFYIEDILGRGPAAAPAPHSLPAPPPPTLPSPNSSFTSLVAPYRTPVYEPTPIHPAFSHHLAATYGTGAYAGPLYSFPRAVGDYTHALIRQDPLGKPLLWSPFIQRPLHKRKGGQVRFSNEQTIELEKKFETQKYLSPPERKRLAKLLQLSERQVKTWFQNRRAKWRRLKQENPQATKKEEAEGTSDHGDPRPEGSPSPAGGGEAEPQDSPSAASQEDPESDVSDDSDQEVDIEGDKGFYSATR; this is encoded by the exons ATGCAGTACCAGGCGCCGGGCGCGGCTCCGGCGGCGGCCCTGGGCGTCGGCGTCCCGCTGTACGCGCCCACGCCGCTGCTGCAGCCCGCGCACCCCACGCCCTTCTACATCGAGGACATCCTgggccgcggccccgccgccgcgccgGCCCCCCACTCcctgcccgccccgccgccgccgacGCTGCCGTCGCCCAACTCCTCCTTCACCAGCCTGGTGGCCCCGTACCGGACCCCCGTCTACGAGCCGACCCCCATCCACCCGGCCTTCTCCCATCACCTCGCCGCCACCTACGGCACCGGCGCTTACGCCGGGCCCCTCTACTCCTTTCCCCGCGCCGTCGGCGACTATACGCACGCACTGATCCGCCAGGACCCCCTGG GAAAGCCGCTGCTGTGGAGCCCCTTCATCCAGCGGCCGCTGCATAAGAGGAAGGGTGGGCAGGTGCGCTTCTCCAACGAGCAGACCATCGAGCTGGAGAAGAAGTTCGAGACGCAGAAATATCTCTCCCCGCCTGAGAGGAAGCGCCTAgccaagctgctgcagctcagcgaACGCCAG GTCAAAACGTGGTTCCAGAACCGCAGAGCCAAATGGAGGCGCCTGAAGCAG GAGAACCCCCAGGCCACCAAAAAGGAGGAGGCGGAAGGCACCAGCGATCACGGTGACCCACGACCagagggcagccccagccccgctGGAGGGGGCGAGGCCGAGCCGCAGGACAGCCCCTCGGCTGCCTCACAGGAGGACCCCGAGTCCGATGTCTCTGACGACTCCGACCAGGAGGTGGACATCGAGGGCGACAAAGGCTTCTACAGTGCCACACGCTGA